The following coding sequences lie in one Pontibacter sp. G13 genomic window:
- the xrtN gene encoding exosortase N yields the protein MKISLIRNSHRAQLSPAIVTGVWLGVWFLLTWSGWQAYIRPGFNLWLGLAMVPFVWSIRQPGIRTHRALIWMGLLIALHIRFHMMIWFWLATGAGVVWILEARHGKLGWLPWIWLGLTSPVPGFVTEIVTFPVRLHISQTVGKVLAQIGFPIEVSGNVFLTAGKRFVVAPECLGMNTLVTGWVLLTMMLGVLSVRSRRSFKLWELLGLYGVTTCLLIVGNYFRTGVLVLFQAMPGTVGHEVIGLMCLLAYGVLPMFLWLHLRMRNLPPKSSHDPKTPPAQATIWVGLGLLAGMVVVQQAAWGEHGYAIPKPAKAHFEWVESAWADWDHCQTEFGIDRYYQDSVLVYVKPPVRFWGGNHGPELCWRGSGYEFGQLEIQVIAGYQVYWAELNKPGQQPMQTAWWYENGEFHAHDQWQWRSLTIQGASGFQLVNLTASSASVLLSEVEDYLVNHRPVHRTL from the coding sequence ATGAAGATTTCCCTTATTCGTAATTCCCATCGCGCTCAGCTATCTCCGGCCATTGTTACCGGGGTATGGCTGGGCGTTTGGTTTCTGCTGACTTGGTCTGGATGGCAAGCATACATCCGGCCGGGCTTCAACTTGTGGCTCGGACTCGCGATGGTGCCATTCGTATGGAGCATCCGCCAACCGGGCATTCGTACACATCGGGCGCTCATCTGGATGGGCCTTCTGATCGCGCTGCATATCCGATTCCACATGATGATCTGGTTTTGGTTGGCTACAGGTGCCGGTGTGGTCTGGATCTTGGAGGCAAGACATGGCAAGCTCGGTTGGCTGCCTTGGATTTGGCTGGGCCTGACTTCTCCGGTTCCGGGATTCGTGACGGAAATTGTCACCTTTCCGGTGCGGCTGCACATCTCCCAAACTGTTGGAAAGGTCCTGGCGCAGATTGGATTTCCCATCGAAGTCTCCGGCAATGTATTCCTCACGGCAGGCAAGCGATTTGTTGTGGCTCCTGAATGCCTCGGGATGAATACCTTGGTCACAGGATGGGTCCTCCTCACGATGATGCTCGGAGTCCTGAGTGTGCGCAGCAGGCGGTCGTTTAAGCTATGGGAATTGTTGGGGCTTTACGGTGTCACTACCTGTCTGTTGATCGTCGGCAATTATTTCCGGACCGGAGTTTTGGTCCTTTTTCAAGCGATGCCGGGTACAGTGGGACATGAGGTCATCGGGCTGATGTGCCTGTTGGCGTATGGGGTTTTGCCGATGTTTCTTTGGCTGCACCTGCGCATGAGAAATTTGCCTCCCAAATCCTCACATGACCCAAAAACGCCTCCTGCCCAAGCCACGATCTGGGTGGGACTCGGATTGCTTGCAGGGATGGTGGTCGTTCAGCAAGCCGCTTGGGGGGAACATGGATATGCAATTCCGAAGCCTGCCAAGGCCCACTTCGAATGGGTGGAAAGTGCTTGGGCAGATTGGGACCATTGTCAGACTGAATTTGGAATCGATCGATACTATCAGGATTCCGTGTTGGTGTATGTCAAACCTCCTGTGCGTTTTTGGGGTGGAAATCATGGCCCAGAGCTTTGCTGGCGAGGTTCGGGGTATGAATTTGGGCAATTGGAGATTCAGGTGATTGCGGGGTACCAAGTCTATTGGGCAGAGTTGAACAAACCCGGGCAGCAACCCATGCAAACCGCTTGGTGGTACGAAAACGGGGAGTTTCATGCCCATGATCAGTGGCAGTGGAGGAGTCTCACCATCCAAGGCGCATCCGGATTTCAGCTGGTCAATCTCACTGCATCTTCCGCATCTGTACTACTTTCGGAGGTGGAGGATTATCTGGTGAATCACAGACCCGTACACCGAACACTGTAA
- a CDS encoding zinc-binding dehydrogenase yields MLAYLLESFGGPEVLHLRERPDPQPKPGWVHIEIKAFGLNRSELYTRQGHSGDAVTLPRIPGIECVGVVLDGGGTDLKPGQKVAAAMGHMGRLHDGGYAHQTLIPRSNVFPVETSLSWNKFGAIPETYLTAWGVLMDAIELKPQSRVLIRGGSSSVGMACISIAKEHQCEVLATTRSLEKKLLVEQAGADHVLIDHGDIETQVKSRHPKGVDAIVELVGKPETIQESLRLAAPKGCVGMVGFLGNEWNYEFFPWMPSTVKLTMYNSETLETQSATPILQEIVRKVEQGIYRPHIYQTFSFDHLQEAHQMMEESRAVGKMVVTTS; encoded by the coding sequence ATGCTTGCATATTTGCTCGAATCCTTTGGTGGACCTGAAGTCCTGCATCTCCGTGAACGCCCAGATCCCCAGCCCAAACCGGGATGGGTACATATCGAAATCAAGGCATTTGGCCTCAATCGCAGCGAACTCTACACCCGGCAAGGCCATAGCGGGGATGCCGTCACGCTTCCTCGGATTCCGGGAATCGAATGTGTGGGAGTCGTCTTGGATGGAGGCGGGACCGACTTGAAGCCCGGACAGAAGGTGGCTGCTGCTATGGGACACATGGGGAGACTACACGATGGCGGATATGCGCACCAGACCTTGATCCCGCGGAGCAATGTGTTTCCGGTGGAGACCTCCTTGAGTTGGAACAAGTTCGGCGCGATTCCTGAAACTTATCTGACAGCTTGGGGAGTATTGATGGATGCAATCGAACTCAAGCCCCAATCTCGGGTGTTGATCAGAGGAGGGAGTTCCTCGGTCGGAATGGCCTGCATTTCCATCGCCAAAGAGCATCAATGTGAAGTGCTAGCTACCACTCGGAGTCTAGAGAAGAAATTGTTGGTGGAGCAGGCGGGCGCTGATCATGTCCTCATTGACCACGGGGATATCGAAACTCAGGTGAAGAGTCGCCATCCCAAAGGCGTGGATGCCATCGTCGAATTGGTGGGAAAACCCGAAACCATCCAGGAAAGTCTGAGACTAGCCGCTCCCAAAGGCTGTGTCGGCATGGTGGGATTTCTGGGCAATGAGTGGAACTACGAATTTTTCCCTTGGATGCCTTCCACCGTCAAATTGACCATGTACAATTCCGAGACGCTTGAAACCCAATCTGCCACCCCTATCTTACAGGAGATCGTCCGTAAGGTCGAGCAAGGGATCTATCGCCCTCATATCTACCAGACCTTTTCATTCGATCATCTACAGGAGGCGCACCAGATGATGGAGGAGAGCCGAGCAGTGGGCAAAATGGTCGTCACGACTTCCTAG
- a CDS encoding enoyl-CoA hydratase/isomerase family protein, whose product MNTLSIETRKNYQIVQLDRGKANPMNHEMIRELRQVLQEVQASDQMGGIILTGKPGYFTAGLDVKEMYDFDEAGIRAFFQDFRGLIRDLVEFDKPLIAAITGQSPAGGCILAICSDYRVMAAGNYRIGLNEIPVGLILPEYVFELYSFWLGRRKAYHFLMEGKLHTPDDALEAGLLDEVVPLEEVLTRAEKRIKKYLQFNPKVWQISKRNLRTQVRESVYRDSDEVMEATLKQWWSEEGRALLGMFVASLKK is encoded by the coding sequence ATGAATACGCTTTCAATTGAAACTCGCAAAAATTACCAGATCGTACAGCTCGATCGAGGTAAGGCCAATCCCATGAATCACGAGATGATCCGGGAGTTGCGGCAAGTCTTACAAGAGGTCCAAGCCAGCGACCAGATGGGCGGAATCATCCTGACAGGAAAGCCCGGCTACTTCACGGCAGGGCTGGATGTCAAGGAAATGTATGACTTCGACGAAGCTGGTATCCGAGCCTTTTTTCAGGACTTCCGAGGATTGATCCGCGATCTGGTGGAATTCGACAAGCCCTTGATTGCTGCGATTACGGGCCAATCTCCTGCGGGAGGATGCATCCTCGCGATCTGTAGCGATTATCGTGTGATGGCTGCCGGAAATTACCGGATCGGCCTGAATGAAATTCCGGTAGGCCTCATCTTGCCGGAATATGTCTTCGAACTCTACAGCTTCTGGTTGGGACGCAGGAAGGCCTACCATTTCCTCATGGAGGGAAAACTCCATACCCCTGATGATGCGCTCGAAGCTGGCCTGTTGGACGAAGTGGTGCCGCTCGAAGAGGTGCTCACGCGAGCAGAAAAGCGCATCAAAAAATACCTGCAGTTCAATCCCAAGGTCTGGCAAATCTCCAAGCGCAACCTCCGAACCCAAGTGCGTGAATCCGTATACCGAGATTCGGATGAGGTCATGGAGGCCACCCTCAAGCAGTGGTGGTCCGAAGAAGGCCGCGCATTACTCGGGATGTTTGTCGCTTCCTTGAAGAAATAA
- a CDS encoding XrtN system VIT domain-containing protein: MKSSSQDPDLARRKRNRNVVIGGIIFLIPLVSSVFFTFGFSSGLFQATGIILLICCFLVGSYLLPEHRFIRSQMKMAEDSNQEDGSQGAVSGDHSKSDALPAKVRKPISRARLKSLHQLLFVLMGLALSGYTLFIFSGSITSSNENAMMLFLGTYILAVLGLSFTLGNRVYQKDWWHLPIQARLPHSILLIIFSVAAHALNHTEIQVFVPYAGWMWAYLGAFHISWLFFPFYEKLPEFGRVVLAFVYGAGVLMSLYMTIFLLPLMAISIPLMLGLGLSALSFTPLFWLLHMAAGYHRIQGERDPKRAYWLGLTIPAVVISIFLWKWGGIQQDLEQGKDRYAALAQPAYPEWVYLSQAYPKTDLAEAVMMSEATRQRSFYEEGFDGMTRQYEEFVRHNPLPIIGRLLNGPFAVDRETRVKVLESKFDARHMTHRRLWTGRDLETTHVDSEIELFPDYRLAYVQQTIQVANQPLIGQEHHWSGRTQEAVYTFYLPDGAVATSLSLWVEGVERKSRLTTRGKADSAYTEIVGVERRDPALMHWQEGNRVTVTIFPVERNDSRQFKVGFTMPFHVHGDRMTLHSLAFDGPDFSDTEATISVRLGEGQQVQDFDLPAGFKEQAGRWTYEGPWQPNLTVEMDKTPLGTGTFSFLDETYSLQEIEYQPRTAEIEEVWLDIHAGWTYEEMRKIMEQIPWEAIWVYTDSAVKVTEENHDALFAQLHKQAFSLLPFDQIHDPAHALVISKSQPGTPLLMDLDGSQFAHRSIQTFTSDSFVPIMWWDLSDTPSDYVKSLRELRLIDWYGGAPEALSAQLSSNTFPTAPESTTTMNLPFAQLQLVRTPGTQPNTAPDHLARLFVYQDLMREIGRQYFDRAALEENWVRKAELGFVLSPISSLIVLETDQDYDRFGIEENEETLGNAQVNPPTSLGGGSVLSSHNEDGAVPEPHEWALILLVLMAGGYFWRMKARNPQQIA, from the coding sequence ATGAAATCATCATCACAAGATCCAGACCTAGCACGACGCAAGCGAAATCGGAATGTCGTCATCGGAGGGATCATCTTCCTGATTCCGCTCGTGTCCTCTGTCTTTTTCACATTTGGCTTCAGTTCAGGATTGTTCCAAGCGACAGGTATCATTCTGTTGATCTGTTGTTTTCTGGTGGGCTCGTATCTGCTCCCTGAGCATCGCTTCATTCGGTCCCAGATGAAAATGGCGGAAGACTCCAACCAAGAAGACGGTTCTCAGGGGGCTGTCTCTGGCGATCATTCAAAATCTGACGCATTGCCTGCCAAGGTCCGGAAACCCATTTCCAGGGCTCGGCTCAAGTCGCTCCATCAGTTGCTTTTTGTACTCATGGGCTTGGCGTTGTCAGGATACACACTGTTTATTTTCTCAGGTTCTATTACCTCTTCCAATGAAAACGCCATGATGCTTTTTCTGGGAACCTACATCTTGGCAGTACTGGGGCTCAGTTTCACATTGGGCAATCGTGTATACCAAAAGGACTGGTGGCACTTGCCTATTCAGGCTCGACTTCCACATTCCATTCTCTTGATCATATTCTCCGTGGCAGCTCATGCCTTGAATCATACAGAGATCCAGGTATTTGTGCCGTACGCCGGATGGATGTGGGCCTATTTGGGGGCATTTCATATCAGCTGGTTGTTTTTTCCTTTCTATGAAAAGCTACCTGAGTTTGGCCGGGTAGTACTGGCATTTGTATATGGAGCCGGCGTGCTGATGAGTCTCTATATGACGATTTTTCTGCTGCCACTGATGGCTATCAGTATTCCCTTGATGCTCGGGTTGGGGCTCTCTGCATTGTCATTCACACCGCTATTTTGGCTATTGCACATGGCAGCGGGATACCACCGCATCCAAGGTGAGCGCGATCCCAAGCGGGCTTATTGGCTCGGTCTCACCATCCCAGCAGTCGTGATCTCCATCTTCTTGTGGAAGTGGGGTGGCATTCAGCAAGATCTGGAACAAGGCAAGGATCGATATGCTGCACTTGCGCAACCTGCTTATCCAGAGTGGGTGTATCTCTCCCAAGCATATCCCAAAACCGATCTGGCCGAAGCTGTGATGATGTCGGAAGCCACTCGCCAGCGCTCCTTCTATGAAGAGGGATTCGACGGCATGACCCGGCAATACGAGGAGTTTGTCCGGCACAACCCACTCCCGATCATCGGACGATTGCTCAATGGCCCATTTGCCGTCGACCGGGAAACCCGAGTCAAGGTGCTTGAGTCCAAATTCGATGCCCGTCACATGACCCACCGCCGACTTTGGACGGGCAGAGATTTGGAGACGACGCATGTGGATAGCGAGATTGAGCTATTTCCGGACTATCGGTTGGCCTATGTCCAGCAAACCATCCAAGTCGCCAATCAACCCCTAATCGGTCAGGAACACCACTGGTCAGGGCGTACACAGGAGGCGGTTTACACGTTTTACCTGCCGGACGGAGCCGTGGCGACTTCCTTGTCTCTATGGGTGGAAGGGGTAGAACGCAAGTCTCGATTGACCACCCGGGGCAAGGCCGATTCTGCCTACACAGAAATTGTCGGGGTAGAAAGACGAGATCCAGCGTTGATGCATTGGCAGGAAGGCAATCGAGTGACCGTCACCATTTTTCCTGTCGAGCGAAACGATAGCCGCCAATTCAAGGTGGGGTTCACCATGCCGTTTCATGTGCATGGGGATCGCATGACGCTCCATTCGCTGGCATTTGATGGACCGGATTTCAGCGATACTGAGGCGACTATTTCTGTCCGGTTAGGGGAAGGCCAGCAGGTCCAAGACTTTGATTTGCCCGCGGGATTTAAGGAACAGGCCGGTCGATGGACCTATGAGGGACCTTGGCAGCCCAACTTGACTGTCGAGATGGACAAGACGCCTTTGGGAACCGGGACCTTTTCTTTCCTCGATGAGACCTATTCCCTACAAGAAATCGAGTACCAACCACGCACGGCAGAGATCGAAGAAGTCTGGCTAGATATTCACGCGGGCTGGACCTACGAGGAAATGCGCAAAATCATGGAGCAAATCCCTTGGGAAGCGATTTGGGTCTACACCGATTCCGCTGTGAAAGTGACCGAGGAAAATCATGATGCACTATTTGCTCAATTGCACAAGCAGGCATTTTCATTGCTTCCCTTCGACCAAATTCACGATCCCGCACATGCACTTGTCATCTCCAAATCTCAACCCGGAACGCCGCTCTTGATGGATTTGGATGGGTCCCAATTTGCCCATCGAAGTATCCAGACATTCACCAGCGATTCATTCGTACCGATCATGTGGTGGGATTTGTCCGATACCCCCTCCGACTATGTGAAATCCCTCCGAGAATTGAGACTCATTGATTGGTACGGAGGAGCACCCGAAGCACTGAGCGCACAATTGTCCAGCAACACCTTCCCTACAGCGCCCGAATCCACAACAACCATGAATCTTCCATTCGCTCAGCTTCAACTCGTACGCACACCCGGAACCCAGCCGAATACCGCTCCTGATCACCTTGCCAGATTGTTTGTTTATCAAGATCTCATGCGCGAAATCGGTCGTCAATACTTTGACCGCGCAGCCTTGGAGGAGAATTGGGTGCGCAAGGCCGAACTAGGCTTTGTCCTCAGTCCGATTTCCAGCTTGATCGTCTTGGAGACTGACCAGGATTATGATCGATTCGGAATTGAAGAAAACGAAGAGACGCTTGGCAATGCGCAAGTGAATCCCCCCACCAGTCTCGGAGGAGGTTCGGTCCTGAGTAGCCATAACGAAGATGGAGCAGTGCCTGAACCACATGAGTGGGCATTGATCCTGTTGGTATTGATGGCTGGAGGATATTTCTGGCGAATGAAAGCTCGGAACCCGCAGCAGATTGCCTAA
- a CDS encoding RimK family alpha-L-glutamate ligase, producing the protein MTANTPELTAVESEAKTPKATSSNPIMEGWILYKPNKAEIRPEMYEVERFVEEAAKENIRIQVLQPEQIDLVVTKEDRKSILVDGKVTALPDFVLPRMGAGTTYFALAVIRHLERLGIQCFNNSLNIDIVKDKLYTHQILAENNLPVPKTMLVKFPVNINLVEKQIGYPIVVKTLSGSQGKGVFLANDRKAFVDLMQMVEITNARVNIILQEFIQTSHGKDLRVFTIGGRAVAAMKRESATEDFKANFSAGGSVSNYELTPEIEWLAVESSRILGLEIAGVDLLFDEDHFKICEVNSSPGFQGLEQACVMNIPKEIFHYLKVRLGKF; encoded by the coding sequence ATGACTGCAAATACCCCCGAATTGACTGCTGTAGAATCTGAAGCCAAAACTCCCAAGGCTACCTCCTCAAATCCTATCATGGAAGGTTGGATCCTCTACAAACCCAACAAAGCCGAGATCCGCCCTGAAATGTACGAGGTGGAAAGATTCGTTGAAGAGGCCGCCAAAGAAAATATCCGCATTCAGGTCCTCCAGCCTGAGCAGATTGATCTGGTCGTCACCAAGGAGGACCGGAAGAGTATCCTCGTAGACGGCAAGGTCACGGCATTGCCCGATTTTGTATTGCCTCGTATGGGGGCTGGTACGACCTATTTTGCCTTGGCCGTCATCCGCCACCTCGAAAGATTGGGGATTCAATGCTTCAATAATTCCCTGAATATTGACATCGTCAAAGACAAACTATACACTCATCAAATCTTGGCGGAAAACAACTTGCCGGTCCCCAAGACGATGTTGGTCAAGTTTCCCGTCAACATCAATCTCGTGGAGAAGCAGATTGGCTATCCCATCGTAGTCAAAACACTTTCCGGCTCCCAAGGGAAGGGCGTATTCCTTGCAAATGATCGGAAAGCATTTGTGGATTTGATGCAGATGGTGGAGATCACCAACGCCCGAGTCAATATCATCCTACAGGAATTCATCCAGACGAGTCATGGCAAGGATCTACGGGTGTTCACCATTGGTGGACGTGCGGTGGCCGCCATGAAGCGAGAGTCTGCTACTGAGGACTTCAAGGCCAATTTCAGTGCGGGAGGCTCTGTGAGCAACTATGAACTCACGCCCGAGATAGAATGGCTTGCGGTGGAATCATCGCGGATTCTGGGGTTGGAAATCGCAGGGGTGGACTTGCTGTTCGATGAGGATCATTTCAAGATTTGCGAGGTCAATAGCTCCCCCGGGTTTCAGGGATTGGAGCAAGCCTGTGTGATGAATATTCCCAAGGAGATTTTCCACTATCTCAAGGTCAGACTCGGCAAATTCTAG
- a CDS encoding NADPH-dependent 2,4-dienoyl-CoA reductase — protein sequence MNYPTLLSPLDLGFTTLKNRVLMGSMHTMLEEAPNGFERAAAYYAERARGQVGLIVTGGIAPNIEGQVGPGAAKLDSPEEVPQHKLITEAVHKEGGKICMQILHSGRYGYHNKTVAPSPLRAPINPISPRELTPEDIERTIEDFAVCAALAQEAGYDGVEVMGSEGYLINQFIAKRTNHRTDAWGGEYSNRIKFPIAIVKRIRERVGTNFIIIFRLSMLDLVEGGSTWDEVEILAKEIEKAGATIINTGIGWHEARIPTIGTVVPRGGFAWVTKRLMGKVNIPLITTNRINMPGIAEEILAGGNADMVSMARPFLADPDLVLKTIEDRVDEINTCIACNQACLDHTFTLKVSSCLVNPRACHETELNYLPTEQPKSIAVVGAGPAGLAASTIAAERGHRVDLFEAEAEIGGQFNMAKVIPGKEEYAETIRYYNRQIELHGVNLHLNTRVTSEQLLAGNYDEIILATGVTPRKVDIPGMDHEKVLDYAEVLYRGAPVGKTVAIIGAGGIGFDMAEFLAHDHAGETPSLDTQAYMKEWGVDMTYQDGGGLAVAKPLPSPREIWLLKRSGGKHGKGLGKTTGWIHRSSLKMKQVKMLANVTYQKVDDAGLHILVGDEPQVLDVDHVVVCAGQEPLRDLQESLEAAGAQVHLIGGADVAKDLDAKRAINQAAYLVSKL from the coding sequence ATGAATTATCCAACGCTATTATCTCCGCTTGATCTCGGATTCACTACGCTCAAAAATCGCGTGCTCATGGGGTCCATGCATACCATGCTGGAAGAAGCTCCCAATGGGTTTGAAAGAGCGGCCGCTTACTATGCTGAGCGTGCCAGAGGGCAAGTGGGCCTGATCGTCACAGGGGGAATCGCCCCCAATATCGAAGGGCAAGTGGGACCCGGAGCCGCCAAGCTCGATTCTCCCGAGGAGGTCCCGCAACACAAGCTGATTACCGAGGCAGTTCACAAGGAGGGCGGCAAGATCTGTATGCAGATTCTGCACTCCGGTCGTTACGGCTATCACAACAAGACCGTGGCGCCTTCCCCGCTCAGGGCTCCTATCAATCCTATTTCTCCCCGCGAGTTGACACCGGAAGACATCGAACGAACCATCGAGGATTTTGCAGTCTGCGCGGCACTCGCCCAAGAAGCTGGGTACGATGGCGTCGAAGTCATGGGATCGGAAGGCTATCTGATCAACCAGTTTATCGCCAAACGCACCAACCATCGGACCGATGCATGGGGCGGCGAATACAGCAATCGCATCAAATTCCCCATCGCTATTGTCAAGCGTATCCGCGAGCGTGTGGGGACGAACTTCATCATCATATTCCGTCTCTCGATGCTGGACCTCGTGGAAGGAGGAAGCACCTGGGACGAGGTCGAAATCCTCGCCAAAGAGATCGAGAAGGCTGGCGCGACCATCATCAATACCGGGATTGGCTGGCATGAGGCTCGGATTCCTACGATTGGTACAGTCGTCCCGCGTGGAGGATTTGCGTGGGTCACCAAGCGATTGATGGGCAAGGTGAATATCCCGCTCATCACCACCAACCGGATCAACATGCCCGGAATTGCCGAGGAGATACTCGCCGGCGGCAATGCGGATATGGTGTCCATGGCGAGACCGTTTTTGGCAGATCCAGATTTGGTGCTCAAAACCATCGAGGACCGAGTAGATGAAATCAATACTTGCATCGCCTGCAATCAGGCATGCTTGGATCATACCTTCACCCTCAAGGTCAGCTCTTGTCTCGTCAATCCTCGTGCCTGCCACGAGACAGAACTGAATTACCTACCTACTGAGCAGCCCAAGAGCATCGCTGTGGTAGGGGCGGGGCCTGCAGGATTGGCTGCGAGTACCATCGCCGCTGAAAGGGGACATCGTGTCGACCTATTCGAAGCTGAAGCTGAAATTGGAGGTCAGTTCAACATGGCCAAGGTGATCCCCGGCAAAGAAGAATACGCGGAGACCATCCGCTACTACAATCGACAAATCGAGCTGCATGGGGTGAATCTTCACCTCAATACCCGTGTCACCAGCGAGCAGTTGTTGGCTGGCAATTACGACGAGATCATCTTGGCGACAGGAGTTACGCCTCGCAAGGTAGATATCCCCGGCATGGATCACGAGAAGGTACTGGACTATGCAGAAGTCTTGTACCGAGGTGCACCCGTAGGAAAAACCGTGGCAATCATCGGGGCTGGCGGAATCGGCTTTGACATGGCTGAGTTCCTCGCACATGATCATGCAGGGGAGACGCCGAGCCTCGATACCCAAGCATACATGAAAGAATGGGGCGTGGATATGACCTACCAAGATGGAGGAGGGCTTGCTGTTGCCAAACCTCTGCCATCTCCACGTGAGATCTGGTTGCTCAAACGCTCTGGCGGCAAACATGGCAAGGGGCTGGGCAAAACCACGGGCTGGATTCACCGATCTAGCTTGAAGATGAAGCAGGTGAAAATGCTGGCCAATGTCACGTACCAAAAAGTGGATGACGCCGGATTGCATATCCTTGTAGGGGATGAGCCCCAAGTGCTGGACGTGGACCACGTGGTGGTATGTGCTGGTCAGGAACCCCTCCGAGATCTACAAGAAAGCCTAGAGGCCGCAGGGGCCCAAGTACACTTGATTGGAGGCGCTGATGTCGCAAAAGACCTTGACGCAAAGCGTGCGATCAATCAAGCAGCCTATCTCGTGTCAAAGTTATAG
- a CDS encoding VOC family protein, whose translation MNTSDLTFTTYLTFDGQCAEAMKFYQGIFGGELLLLPFDPRQMKVPESHLDKIMHSTLDIGTTKLMASDTLPGFNVRQGNAYTISIGLTDPEEATRIFHALSVQGDVIMPLQDTFWNARYGQVQDRFGIQWMMNCDLGAQT comes from the coding sequence ATGAACACCAGCGATCTGACCTTCACGACTTACCTGACGTTTGACGGCCAATGCGCCGAAGCCATGAAATTCTATCAAGGGATTTTTGGGGGTGAGCTCTTGTTACTGCCATTTGATCCTCGGCAGATGAAAGTGCCGGAGTCCCATTTGGATAAGATCATGCATTCCACCCTCGATATTGGCACTACGAAATTGATGGCCTCCGATACACTGCCGGGGTTTAATGTTCGGCAGGGCAATGCCTACACCATCTCGATCGGCCTGACAGATCCAGAGGAGGCGACTCGCATTTTTCACGCGCTCTCGGTTCAGGGCGATGTGATCATGCCGTTGCAGGACACCTTCTGGAATGCGCGATATGGGCAGGTGCAGGATCGCTTCGGGATCCAGTGGATGATGAATTGCGATCTGGGCGCACAGACCTGA